The nucleotide sequence GACAGCGCCGCCATCGTTACGCCATTCGTGCAGGTCGGAACTTACCCGACAAGGAATTTCGCTACCTTAGGACCGTTATAGTTACGGCCGCCGTTTACCGGGGCTTCGATCAAGAGCTTCGCTTGCGCTAACCCCATCAATTAACCTTCCGGCACCGGGCAGGCGTCACACCCTATACGTCCACTTTCGTGTTTGCAGAGTGCTGTGTTTTTAATAAACAGTCGCAGCGGCCTGGTATCTTCGACCGGCATGAGCTTACGGAGCAAGTCCTTCACCCTCACCGGCGCACCTTCTCCCGAAGTTACGGTGCCATTTTGCCTAGTTCCTTCACCCGAGTTCTCTCAAGCGCCTTGGTATTCTCTACCCAACCACCTGTGTCGGTTTGGGGTACGGTTCCTAGTTACCTGAAGCTTAGAAGCTTTTCTTGGAAGCATGGCATCAACCACTTCACGCTCTAAAAGAGCGCTCGTCATCAGCTCTCAGCCTTAAGATCCCGGATTTACCTAAGATCTCAGCCTACAACCTTAAACTTGGACAACCAACGCCAAGCTGGCCTAGCCTTCTCCGTCCCTCCATCGCAGTAACTAGAAGTACAGGAATATTAACCTGTTTCCCATCGACTACGCTTTTCAGCCTCGCCTTAGGGACCGACTAACCCTGCGTCGATTAACGTTGCGCAGGAACCCTTGGTCTTTCGGCGTGGGTGTTTTTCACACCCATTGTCGTTACTCATGTCAGCATTCGCACTTCTGATACCTCCAGCAAGCTTCTCAACTCACCTTCACAGGCTTACAGAACGCTCCTCTACCGCTCATCCTAAGATGAACCCGTAGCTTCGGTGTATGGTTTGAGCCCCGTTACATCTTCCGCGCAGGCCGACTCGACTAGTGAGCTATTACGCTTTCTTTAAAGGGTGGCTGCTTCTAAGCCAACCTCCTAGCTGTCTAAGCCTTCCCACATCGTTTCCCACTTAACCATAACTTTGGGACCTTAGCTGACGGTCTGGGTTGTTTCCCTTTTCACGACGGACGTTAGCACCCGCCGTGTGTCTCCCGTGCTGACACTTGCTGGTATTCGGAGTTTGCATCGGTTTGGTAAGTCGGGATGACCCCCTAGCCGAAACAGTGCTCTACCCCCCAGCAGTGATACACGAGGCGCTACCTAAATAGCTTTCGAGGAGAACCAGCTATCTCCGAGCTTGATTAGCCTTTCACTCCGATCCACAGGTCATCCGCTAACTTTTCAACGGTAGTCGGTTCGGTCCTCCAGTCAGTGTTACCTAACCTTCAACCTGCCCATGGATAGATCGCCCGGTTTCGGGTCTATACCCAGCGACTAAACGCCCTATTAAGACTCGCTTTCGCTACGCCTCCCCTATTCGGTTAAGCTCGCCACTGAATATAAGTCGCTGACCCATTATACAAAAGGTACGCAGTCACCCAACAAAGTGGGCTCCCACTGCTTGTACGCATACGGTTTCAGGATCTATTTCACTCCCCTCTCCGGGGGTTCTTTTCGCCTTTCCCTCACGGTACTAGTTCACTATCGGTCAGTCAGTAGTATTTAGCCTTGGAGGATGGTCCCCCCCATATTCAGACAAAGTTTCTCGTGCTCCGTCCTACTCGATTTCACTTCTAAGATCTTTTCGCGTACGGGGCTATCACCCACTATGGCCGCACTTTCCAGAGCGTTCCGCTAAAATCAAAGAAGCTTAAGGGCTAATCCCCGTTCGCTCGCCACTACTAAGGGAATCTCGGTTGATTTCTTTTCCTCAGGGTACTTAGATGTTTCAGTTCCCCCTGGTTCGCCTCTTGCACCTATGTATTCAGTACAAGATAACCATCTTATGATGGCTGGGTTCCCCCCATTCAGAGATCTCCGGATCAAAGTCTGTTTGCCGACTCCCCGAAGCTTATCGCAGGCTACCACGTCTTTCATCGCCTCTGACTGCCAAGGCATCCACCGTATGCGCTTCTTCACTTGACCATATAACCCCAAGCAATCTGGTTACTGTCTCAAACGTGAAGACGACATTCGCCGAAAATTTGCGCTTGAACTCACAAATTTTACCTTGACGCAATTAACCACCAGTGAAAGTGACTAATTGGTCTACTTCTATCACATACCCAAATTTTTTAAAGAACAGTTCTGGCGCAAAGACCAGAATTCAAGACTCACTCATAAGTCTTCAATTCTGTGCTTTCAGCGATTTTCATGAGGATGGTGGAGCCAAGGAGGATCGAACTCCTGACCTCCTGCGTGCAAAGCAGGCGCTCTCCCAGCTGAGCTATGGCCCCATCTAATGACCGGCCACATCCCTTGACAATTGGTGGGTCTGGGCAGATTCGAACTGCCGACCTCACCCTTATCAGGGGTGCGCTCTAACCAACTGAGCTACAGACCCAATCGTCTCACTCTCGGGTCTAAACCCAATCGCTTTTCGCAAGTGAATCAAGCAATTCGTGTGGGAACTTATGAAGAAGCTGAAGTCTTCGATTAAGGAGGTGATCCAGCCGCAGGTTCCCCTACGGCTACCTTGTTACGACTTCACCCCAGTCATGAATCACACCGTGGTAACCGTCCCCCCTTGCGGTTAGACTAGCTACTTCTGGTGCAACCCACTCCCATGGTGTGACGGGCGGTGTGTACAAGGCCCGGGAACGTATTCACCGTGACATTCTGATTCACGATTACTAGCGATTCCGACTTCACGCAGTCGAGTTGCAGACTGCGATCCGGACTACGATCGGTTTTGTGGGATTAGCTCCACCTCGCGGCTTGGCAACCCTCTGTACCGACCATTGTAGCACGTGTGTAGCCCTGGCCGTAAGGGCCATGATGACTTGACGTCATCCCCACCTTCCTCCGGTTTGTCACCGGCAGTCTCCTTAGAGTGCCCACCATAACGTGCTGGTAACTAAGGACAAGGGTTGCGCTCGTTACGGGACTTAACCCAACATCTCACGACACGAGCTGACGACAGCCATGCAGCACCTGTCTTACAGTTCCCGAAGGCACCAATCCATCTCTGGAAAGTTCTGTAGATGTCAAGGCCAGGTAAGGTTCTTCGCGTTGCTTCGAATTAAACCACATGCTCCACCGCTTGTGCGGGCCCCCCGTCAATTCATTTGAGTTTTAACCTTGCGGCCGTACTCCCCAGGCGGTCGACTTAATGCGTTAGCTGCGCCACTAAGTTCTCAAGGAACCCAACGGCTAGTCGACATCGTTTACGGCGTGGACTACCAGGGTATCTAATCCTGTTTGCTCCCCACGCTTTCGCACCTCAGTGTCAGTATCAGTCCAGGTGGTCGCCTTCGCCACTGGTGTTCCTTCCTATATCTACGCATTTCACCGCTACACAGGAAATTCCACCACCCTCTACCGTACTCTAGTCAGACAGTTTTGGATGCAGTTCCCAGGTTGAGCCCAGGGCTTTCACATCCAACTTATCAAACCACCTACGCGCGCTTTACGCCCAGTAATTCCGATTAACGCTTGCACCCTTCGTATTACCGCGGCTGCTGGCACGAAGTTAGCCGGTGCTTATTCTGTCGGTAACGTCAAAACACTAACGTATTAGGTTAATGCCCTTCCTCCCAACTTAAAGTGCTTTACAATCCGAAGACCTTCTTCACACACGCGGCATGGCTGGATCAGGCTTTCGCCCATTGTCCAATATTCCCCACTGCTGCCTCCCGTAGGAGTCTGGACCGTGTCTCAGTTCCAGTGTGACTGATCATCCTCTCAGACCAGTTACGGATCGTCGCCTTGGTGAGCCTTTACCTCACCAACTAGCTAATCCGACCTAGGCTCATCTGTTAGCGTGAGGTCCGAAGATCCCCCCACTTTCTCCCGTAGGACGTATGCGGTATTAGCGTCCGTTTCCGAACGTTATCCCCCCACTAACAGGCAGATTCCTAGGCATTACTCACCCGTCCGCCGCTCTCAAGGAGTGCAAGCACCCCTCTACCGCTCGACTTGCATGTGTTAGGCCTGCCGCCAGCGTTCAATCTGAGCCATGATCAAACTCTTCAGTTCAATACTGCTTGGGTTTTGAGAAAACCCTAAACTTGGCTCAGCAATCGCAAATAAACTCTCGAATTCACGAGTGTTACTTGTGTTGCTGATAATCATCTCGACCACCAGTCTTACTCCACAAGCACCCACACGAATTGCTTGATTCAAGTTGTTAAAGAGCAGTTGGTTAAGTCTTTCGTCTCAACCGAGGCGCGCATTCTACAGCAGCTCCTCATTCCGTCAAGCAGTTTCGAAAATTTCTTTTCTACTTCAACCGCTTGCGCTTCCAATCAGCATTTCGCATCTCGGTAGCGGGAGGCGAATCTTACAGCATCATTCGACACTGTCAACCACCTCTTTTCACTACCTCGACCATCCTGATCGAACCCTCCAACACCCCCGATAATTCACGCTAACCTTTTGATTAACAAGAAATTTTACATCAGGACTGCGCCAGAAGTGGTGCGCATTATAGGGCCACAGAACGACACGTCAACAGCTAATTTAACGATTACTCTGCTTTCAACGAAATTCGAGCAAACGCCCTCTTCCCCGCCTGACAAACATGAGTCTGGCCGAGCCGGAATACGAAACCCCGATCCACGACCTGACCATCAACACGCACACCGCCGGATGCCAGCAGATCCCGAGCAACTGCAGCATTCTTTACCAAGCCTGCCTTATTAAGGACGGAAGCAATCGGCATATCCTCCACCGACATCAGCTCCTGCTCGGGCAAATCCTCCGGAAGCTCACCCTCCTTCATACGATTGCCCGCCGCGCGATGGGCAATCGCCGCAGCCTCCTGACCGTGAAAGCGCGCGACGATCTCTTCCGCCAACTGGATCTTGATATCGCGCGGATTGGCGCCTTGGCGAACATCATTCTTAAGACTTTCGATTTCTTCCATTGAGCGAAAGCTCAGAAGCTCGAAATAACGCCACATTAATGTGTCCGGGATGGAAACCAACTTGCTGTACATCGCGCCCGGCGCTTCCTGGATGCCGACATAGTTCCCAAGAGACTTCGACATCTTCTTCACGCCATCCAAGCCTTCCAACAAAGGCATGGTGACAATGCATTGGGACGACTGGCCGTAGGCGCGCTGCAATTCGCGCCCCATCAGGAGATTGAATTTCTGATCGGTGCCACCGAGCTCCACGTCCGCTCGCAACGCAACCGAGTCATAACCCTGCACAAGCGGATAGAGGAACTCATGGATGGCGATAGGCTGATTGCTCGAGTAGCGCTTATCGAAATCATCCCGCTCAAGCATCCGCGCCACGGTGTACTGCGATGCTAGGCGAATGAAATCCGCCGGAGTCAGCAGATCCATCCAAGTCGAGTTGAATGCCACCTCGGTCTTTGCCGGATCGAGAATCTTGAAGACCTGAGTCTTATACGTTTCCGCATTCTCCAAGACCTGCTCACGAGTCAAAGGCGGACGCGTGGCGCTTTTGCCACTTGGATCACCGATCATGCCGGTGAAATCGCCGATCAGGAAAATCACCTGATGCCCGAGCTCTTGGAACTGGCGCAACTTATTAATAAGGACGGTGTGGCCTAAATGCAGATCCGGCGCGGTTGGATCGAAGCCTGCCTTAATACGCAGCGGCTGACCGCGCTGCAGCTTTTCAATCAGCTCCGCCTCAACTAGAACCTCTTCCGCTCCGCGCTTGATCAGCGCCAGCTGCTCTTCGACCGACTTCATGACAGACCTGTAACCACCCAGAAAAAGGGGATCAACCATACAAGATCACCAACTAATTACAAGTTTTGCCCGGCACCGCGACAGCCGATGAAAGACCGCGCCAAAGGGTTGCCCTAGAGCGATTTTGGTTATATTTTATACAGTTATTTCATCTTCTTCATTTTCATAGTCATCCTTTTCATCTCTTCAAAGTCAAAATTGCTTATGACCAATACCAAATCCAAAGCGCCGCCGCTCTACCCCAAAAGCCATATCCTGGCCGCGAGTGGCGTTGCAGCCCTCCTGAGCCTTGCCCTGCTGGTCTTCCCTTCGCGCGAAGTCGAGGCCAAGAAAACCCATCTGAATCTCGAGCTCGATAACGGCACGGAGCGGGTTTTGCAGGAGAAGGACGACCTTCGATCCGAGACCCTTCCCGCACCTCAGGACACCTCGCCATTCGCCCAGATCGAGAGTTCTGTAAACGATAAAAACAGCGCCGAACAAGACGCGGATCAAACACCGAACACCCCCGCCCCCCTTACCGCCACACAACCGCCGCCATCCGACCCTGGCCACCGCGCCATCACCGTGGCCAACGGAGACACCTTGTCCACGCTTTTTGCCAAAGTGGGCTTAACGTCCAATGATGTGCATAGCGTGGTCAACAGCAGCAAGGATGCGAAACGCTTTGGCCAGCTGAAGGTCGGTCAAATGCTGGAGTTCCAGCTAGACCCGAGCGGCCAACTCAACAGCCTGCACAGCAAACTCAGCGATCTGGAAAGCATCAGCCTGACCAAAAGCGATAAAGGCTTCGCGTTCAAACGCGAACTGACCAAGCCGGAGGTGCGCAACGCCTACTCCCGCGGCATTATCGACAGCTCCTTATTCCTTTCGGCTAAACGCGCGGGGATGTCGCATGACTTGACGATGGAGCTAGCCAACGCATTTGGCTACGACATCGACTTCGCCCAAGACATCCGTGAAGGTGACGAATTCGAGGTGATCTACGAAGAGAAGGTGGTCAACGCCAAGCGCGTCGGCACCGGCAGCATTCTCGCCGCCCGATTCATCAACCGTGGCAAGCTCTACACCGCAGTGCGCTACACCAACAAACAGGGGATCAGCAGCTACTACACCGCCGACGGCAATAGCATGCGCAAGGCCTTCATTCGCACGCCAGTGGATTTCGCCCGCATCAGCTCGCGCTTCTCCATGGGCCGCAAGCATCCGATCCTGAACAAGATCCGCGCCCATAAAGGTGTCGATTACGCCGCCCCACGCGGCACGCCAATCAAAGCTGCCGGCGACGGGAAGGTGCTTCTGGCGGGGCGCCGCGGTGGATATGGCAACACCATCATCATCCAGCACGGCAACAGCTACCGCACCCTGTACGGACATATGAACGGTTTTGCCAAAGGCGTGCGCACCGGCAGCCAAGTCAGGCAGGGGCAGATCATCGGCTACATCGGTACCACCGGCCTTTCGACCGGCCCGCACTTGCACTATGAATTCCAGGTCAATGGCGCCCATGTCGACCCGCTGAGCCGCAAGCTGCCCATGGCTGACCCGATCGCCCGCACAGAAAAACAGCGTTTCATGCAGCAAAGCAAACCGCTACTGGCGCGCATGGATCAGGAAAAGGCCACCATGCTGGCGCTGAACAAGCGCTAACCATGCCTCTCTATATTGGGGTTATGTCTGGGACCAGCCTGGACGGACTGGACATCGCGCTGCTCGAGCACAGCGAACAACCTCATCTCCTGGCCACTCACTATCTGCCGATGCCAACCGCGTTGCGCAGCGAGTTGCTCGCCCTCTGCGCGTCCGGCCCGGATGAGCTGGCCCGCGCGGCGCTTGCCGAACAACAGTGGGCAAGCCTCGCCGCTCAAGGTATTCACGCCCTTCTCACCGCTCAGAACCTGCACGCAGCAGACATCCGTGCGATCGGCAGTCACGGCCAGACCGTGCGCCATGAACCGAGCCGCGGCTTCACTGTGCAGATCGGCAACCCCGCGCTGCTCGCCGAGCTAAGCGGGATCAGCGTGGTGGCCGATTTCCGTCGCCGCGATGTGGCAGCCGGCGGCCAAGGTGCGCCGTTGGTACCGGCATTCCATGAAGCGTTGTTCGATGACGGTAAGACCCCGCAAGCCGTGCTGAATATCGGCGGCTTCAGCAACCTCAGCCTGCTGGAGCCGCAGCAGTCCGTACGCGGCTTTGATTGCGGACCTGGGAATGTCCTCATGGACGCTTGGATCCAACATCAGCAAGGCGCCAGCTTTGACCGTAATGGCGCCTGGGCCGCCAGCGGCCAGGTGCAACCGACGCTCTTGGGGGCGCTGCTCAGCGATCCCTTCTTTCAAGGGCGTGGCCCGAAAAGCACCGGTCGGGAGCTGTTCAATCTGCCCTGGCTGGAACAGCACCTGCGCCAACTGCCGAGCTTTGCCGCAGAAGACGTGCAGGCCACGCTGCTGGAAATGACTGCCCAGAGCATCGTCGAGTCACTGCTCGTCGCCCAGCCGGACGTCACCCGCCTGCTGGTTTGTGGCGGTGGTGCGCATAACGGCGCACTAATGGCACGGCTCGCGGCCTTCCTACCGAAGACCCAAGTCAGCAGCACCGCCGACTATGGCGTACCACCCGACTGGGTTGAGGCCATGGCGTTCGCCTGGTTAGCGCAT is from Pseudomonas sp. LS44 and encodes:
- the tyrS gene encoding tyrosine--tRNA ligase, with translation MKSVEEQLALIKRGAEEVLVEAELIEKLQRGQPLRIKAGFDPTAPDLHLGHTVLINKLRQFQELGHQVIFLIGDFTGMIGDPSGKSATRPPLTREQVLENAETYKTQVFKILDPAKTEVAFNSTWMDLLTPADFIRLASQYTVARMLERDDFDKRYSSNQPIAIHEFLYPLVQGYDSVALRADVELGGTDQKFNLLMGRELQRAYGQSSQCIVTMPLLEGLDGVKKMSKSLGNYVGIQEAPGAMYSKLVSIPDTLMWRYFELLSFRSMEEIESLKNDVRQGANPRDIKIQLAEEIVARFHGQEAAAIAHRAAGNRMKEGELPEDLPEQELMSVEDMPIASVLNKAGLVKNAAVARDLLASGGVRVDGQVVDRGFVFRLGQTHVCQAGKRAFARISLKAE
- a CDS encoding peptidoglycan DD-metalloendopeptidase family protein, with the translated sequence MTNTKSKAPPLYPKSHILAASGVAALLSLALLVFPSREVEAKKTHLNLELDNGTERVLQEKDDLRSETLPAPQDTSPFAQIESSVNDKNSAEQDADQTPNTPAPLTATQPPPSDPGHRAITVANGDTLSTLFAKVGLTSNDVHSVVNSSKDAKRFGQLKVGQMLEFQLDPSGQLNSLHSKLSDLESISLTKSDKGFAFKRELTKPEVRNAYSRGIIDSSLFLSAKRAGMSHDLTMELANAFGYDIDFAQDIREGDEFEVIYEEKVVNAKRVGTGSILAARFINRGKLYTAVRYTNKQGISSYYTADGNSMRKAFIRTPVDFARISSRFSMGRKHPILNKIRAHKGVDYAAPRGTPIKAAGDGKVLLAGRRGGYGNTIIIQHGNSYRTLYGHMNGFAKGVRTGSQVRQGQIIGYIGTTGLSTGPHLHYEFQVNGAHVDPLSRKLPMADPIARTEKQRFMQQSKPLLARMDQEKATMLALNKR
- a CDS encoding anhydro-N-acetylmuramic acid kinase, with the translated sequence MPLYIGVMSGTSLDGLDIALLEHSEQPHLLATHYLPMPTALRSELLALCASGPDELARAALAEQQWASLAAQGIHALLTAQNLHAADIRAIGSHGQTVRHEPSRGFTVQIGNPALLAELSGISVVADFRRRDVAAGGQGAPLVPAFHEALFDDGKTPQAVLNIGGFSNLSLLEPQQSVRGFDCGPGNVLMDAWIQHQQGASFDRNGAWAASGQVQPTLLGALLSDPFFQGRGPKSTGRELFNLPWLEQHLRQLPSFAAEDVQATLLEMTAQSIVESLLVAQPDVTRLLVCGGGAHNGALMARLAAFLPKTQVSSTADYGVPPDWVEAMAFAWLAHCCLEGIAANRPSVTGARGLRILGAIYPA